In Strigops habroptila isolate Jane chromosome 2, bStrHab1.2.pri, whole genome shotgun sequence, one genomic interval encodes:
- the EDNRB gene encoding endothelin receptor type B, whose protein sequence is MPGARPRRLTALLLLLLLGCRAATEGDGSLRPPGPGGQSPTSGTPAVRGAELNASRPAALPRGGGSAGGRPRSASPPMCTGQTKIKETFKYVNTVVSCLVFVLGIIGNSTLLRIIYKNKCMRNGPNILIASLALGDLLHIIIDIPISIYKLLAEDWPFGVEMCKLVPFIQKASVGITVLSLCALSIDRYRAVASWSRIKGIGVPKWTAVEIVLIWVLSVILAVPEAIAFDMITMEYRGKDLRICLLHPTQKTSFMMFYKQAKDWWLFSFYFCLPLAITAFFYTLMTCEMLRKKSGMQIALNDHLKQRREVAKTVFCLVLVFALCWLPLHLSRILKLTIYDQKDPNRCELLSFFLVMDYIGINMASLNSCINPIALYLVSKRFQNCFKSCLCCWCQSKDLLSLEERQSCLKFKANDHGYDNFRSSNKYSSS, encoded by the exons ATGCCCGGCGCCCGGCCGCGGCGGCTGACCGCCCTCCTCTTGCTCCTGCTCCTCGGCTGCCGCGCCGCCACCGAGGGCGACGGGTCCCTGCGCCCGCCAGGCCCGGGCGGGCAGAGCCCAACGTCCGGGACTCCCGCGGTGCGAGGCGCCGAGCTCAACGCCTCCCGCCCGGCCGCGCTGCCCAGGGGCGGGGGGTCGGCTGGCGGTCGGCCGCGCTCGGCCTCGCCCCCCATGTGCACCGGACAGACGAAGATTAAGGAGACTTTCAAGTACGTCAACACAGTGGTGTCCTGCCTCGTCTTCGTCCTGGGCATCATCGGCAATTCCACGCTGCTACGGATCATCTACAAGAACAAGTGCATGAGGAACGGCCCCAACATCCTCATCGCCAGCCTGGCTCTGGGCGACCTGCTCCACATCATCATTGACATCCCCATCAGCATCTACAAG ctgCTTGCAGAGGACTGGCCCTTCGGTGTTGAAATGTGCAAATTAGTGCCCTTCATTCAAAAGGCATCAGTGGGCATCACAGTGCTGAGTTTGTGTGCCCTCAGTATAGATAG GTACCGAGCAGTTGCTTCTTGGAGTCGGATTAAAGGAATTGGAGTGCCAAAGTGGACTGCTGTTGAAATTGTACTGATCTGGGTTTTGTCGGTGATACTGGCTGTTCCAGAAGCTATTGCATTTGACATGATTACAATGGAGTACAGAGGAAAGGATCTCAGAATCTGCCTGCTTCACCCCACACAGAAAACATCCTTTATGATG ttttacAAGCAAGCTAAAGACTGGTGGCTGTTTagcttttacttctgtttgCCACTGGCTATCACAGCATTTTTCTATACTCTTATGACATGTGAGATGTTACGAAAGAAAAGTGGGATGCAGATTGCTTTAAACGACCACTTAAAACAG AGACGTGAGGTGGCCAAAACTGTGTTCTGTCTGGTACTTGTTTTTGCCTTGTGTTGGCTCCCACTTCACTTAAGCAGAATATTGAAACTTACTATTTATGATCAGAAAGACCCCAACAGATGTGAACTTTTAAG CTTTTTTCTTGTGATGGACTACATTGGTATTAACATGGCTTCACTGAATTCCTGCATCAATCCGATAGCTCTGTATTTGGTGAGcaaaagatttcaaaactgCTTTAAG tcATGCTTGTGTTGCTGGTGCCAATCCAAAGATCTGTTGTCCCTAGAGGAAAGGCAGTCCTGCCTAAAGTTCAAAGCTAATGATCACGGATATGATAATTTCCGCTCCAGTAACAAGTACAGCTCTTCGTAA